The Streptomyces cyaneogriseus subsp. noncyanogenus region GGGCAGGGGCGTGCCGGCCCGGCCGGGCGGAGTCCGCTGTGCACCCGGCCGTCAGACCGGCGGCCGTCATGGCGCCGGCCACCTCCAGGAACCTGCGGCGTGTCGGATGACGATCGGCTCGGCGCATGGGGTGCAGAGTGCCACACCCGCTCGGCGCGCGTTCGTCAACCCCGCTTTTCCGGCGCGGAATTGAGCATCGTGCCAGACTGGGATCATGCCTCGATCAGCTCTTCGCGTACTGGCGGCGGTAGTGGGCACGCTGACACTGGTGGCCGGCTGCGGCGGCGACGGCGGATCGGGCGAGGGCCGGCGTCCGGCCGGCGCCCGGGTGACGATCCGCGTACCCGCCGACGCCCCGACGATCTCGGATGCGGTGTCCCTGGCTCGACCCGGTGACCTGGTACTGGTCGCGCCGGGTGTGTACCACGAGTCGGTGAGGATCGACACGGCGCGCATCACTCTTCGCGGTCTGTCCCGGGAGAAGGTCGTCATCGACGGGCGGTTGCGGCAGCCGAACGGCGTCGTCGTCTCGGCGCCCGGGGTGGCCGTGGAGAACCTGACCGTGAAGAACAACACGCAGAACGGGGTCCTGGTCACCGGTTCGGCGAAGGCGGCCGCCGGCCTGCCGGGGGGAAGCGGCGGCTACGACACCGGCGACGAGCCCGTCACCTTCCTGAAGTCGTTCCTGGTCTCCCACGTGACCGCCACCCGCAACGGTCTGTACGGCATCTACGCGTTCTCCGCCCAGAACGGTGTCATCGCGCACTCGTACGCGTCGGGCGGCGCCGACTCGGGGATCTATGTCGGCCAGTGCAAGCCGTGCAACATCGTGGTGCGGGACAACGTCGCCGAACTCAACGCGGTCGGTTACGAGGGCACCAACGCCAGCGAGAACATGTACGTGGTCGGCAACCGCCTGGTCGGCAACCGGGTCGGGCTCACCACCAACTCCAACCACCAGGAGAAACTGCTCCCGCAGAAGGGCTCCGTCATCGCGGGCAATCTGATCGCCGCCAACCAGCGGACGGACACCCCGGAGCAGGCCGACGGCGGGTGGGGCATCGGCGCCGGCGTCGACGGCGGCAGCGACAACCGGTTCCTCCGCAACCGCATCACCGGCCACCGCAACGCCGGGCTGATGATCACCGCGACCTCCGACATACCTCCGGTGGGCAACCAGATCGTGGACAACACCTTCACCGGCAACGGCGTCGACGTCGGCTGGACGTTCCCCACCGCCACGCGGGGACGGGGCAACTGCCTGCGGGGCAACGATCTGCGCACCACCGTGCCCGCCCGGCTCGCGACGACCGCGGCCTGCCCGCTTCCGGCCGGGTCGTCCTCGCCGGCCGGCACCTGGGCGGCGCCGACGGCACCCGGTGGCATCCCGTTCACCGAGGTCGCGGCGCCCGCCCCGCAGCCGCAGTTCCCCGACGCCGCCACCGCGGGCGCGACCGTCGTCCCGCCCGTCCCGGCCCTGCCGAAGACGGAGGACGTCCGGCTGCCGCCGGCGTCCCTGCTCGCCGCGTACGCACGGGTGCGGACGTCCTGAGCGGGGCTACCGGGCCGGGGTGGTTCCGGGGAGCGGCTCGACCGGGACGTATGTGTGGGTGTCGAAATCGATGACCACCGGCTCCGGCTGCGAACCCACGCTGACGCGGACCCGGTACATGGTGCCGTCGGAGCCGATCCAGTAGCGGACGTTGCCCGCCGTACCGGAGCGGTCGGGGGAGGACGGCCCGGCCATGATGTCCACCCAGCGCCCGTCCACCCGCTCCCGCCCCCACCAGGCGGCGCCGTTCTGCGGCAGCAGTTCGGCGTTGTCCGGCCGGTCGCCGCCGAGACCGAGCACGATGGACAGGGAGGTGTCCAGGGCACTGCCGGACGACAGCAGCGGACGCTCGTACCAGCCCGAGCGGGGCGGCGACGCGGGCGCGTGCGCCGGGGCGTCCGTCATCGGGCGGAGCTGCACCGAGGTGGGCGTCCACCGGATCAGTCCGTCGCTGGACGTGCCGCGCCCGGTGCCGTGCACCACGCCGTAACCGACGTTGCGCCGGTAGTCGACGGACCCGGTGACGGTGAGCCCGCCGGCAGTGCCCGGCACGGTGATCGTCACCGCGCGGCCCTGCGCCTGGTAGTTGCGGAACCGCGTGATCGCCAGCCGGTTCGCCTCATCCGTCGTCAGCGGGCGCGGACCACCGCCACCGGAGTCGCCGTCGGCGACCAGGAACGCGGCCACCGCGGCCACCGCGACGGCCGCGATGCCGACGACGACCGCGGCCCGGCGCGACCGCGGCCATCGGCGCCGGTCGGCCGGACGACCCGGCGGCGGTTGCCGGATTCCCGCGTTCCGTACGCGATTCGACGCTGACACTCTGCGATTCATCCTTTCGATCACCACGCCGTCCGGCCGCCGCGGGCTCGCGGCAGCCGGACGGCGGCCGGGAGGCGGCCGGGTGGCGGACGGCACCAGGGCCCGCCCTCGTGGACCGGCCGAGACGTGTTCCGCCCGTCCGCGCCCTCCGGGCCGCGGACGGGCGGATCACCGTCATGCGGTGCGTTCAGTGGTGCCGGGCGGGACGATTCCGGGTCACGAACGCGATGATCAGGCCGGCACCCACCAGGAGACCTACGAGGCCGATCATCTCCGCCAGCCCGGACACACCGGTGTTCGCCAGCGAACCCCCGCCCCCACCGGCCGGGGCCGGCTGGTTGGCGGACGGTGCGGGCGACGGCGGTGTGGAGGCCGCGGGCGGCGTCGGAGTCGCCGTCGGTGTGGGAGTCGGGGTCGGCGTGGGCGTCGGGGTCGGGGTCGGGGACGGGGTTTCCTTCGGGATGTACACCCCGGCGTCGATCGTGTGATCCACCCCGCCCGGCTTGTCCGGAGCCGTGACGGGCGCGTAGCCGTTGCACAACGGTCCGCTGGTCGGCGGGGTCACATTGGAGTCGTGCGCCCGGTTGGCGCCGGCCCGCGGCAGCGTGAACCTCAGCTCGCTCGCCGGGGGCTGCTCGGGCACCTGGCTGGTGTCCGCGGTGCACACGTCGAACTGCACCGTGTACTTCGCGCCCGGGGTGAGCTCGTACGCGGCGCCGACACCACCGAAGTAGTACTCGCCGGCGGCATTGGTCCTGGTCGTGGCGACCTGCTTGCCGTCCGCGTCCAGCAGGTTGACCGTCGCCCCCGGCAGCAGCACGTGGCCCGGGTCCTGGATGCCGTTGCGGTCGCCGTCGAACCACACGACGTTGCCGATCTGGATCGGCGCGTTCGCCGCCGCGTAGGCGATGTCGCCCAGCCCGCCGGCCTTGCCGAACCCGCCCTGCGCCGCGCTGACGAACTGGAATCCGTTGGCGGTCGGGTTGTTGCCCGGCCCCTGACCGGTCGTGATGTGGTGGTATCCGGTGCCTGAGGTCGCGACGTTGACGACCGGGTCGAACTCCGTGCTGACGACCCACTGCTGCTGCGGGATATAGGCCACCGACCCCAGCGCGGTCTCCTGGTGCGCGTTGGCGAAGGAGTCGCCCGGGAAGTATTCGACGACATCGGCGGGCTGGCCGCCGCTGTTGGCGGGGGTGGCGTGGTTGGGGCAGCTCCCGGTCCCTTCCCACTGGTATTCACCGGTGGGAGTGGCGCAGACCATGACGATGTCACCGCCGGACATGCCGCTCTGCGGCGTGTCGATCCCCGGGCGGGGGTCCAGCCCTCCCCAGCTGAGCACGTCCATGAACCGGTCGCGGAAACCCAGGATCATCGAACCGTCGCGGGCGAAGGCGAGGGAGGCCAGCTCCGGCTGCGGATCGATGAAGACGTTGCCCGACTTCCGGTCGTCCCACGTGTCCAGGCTGGTGTTCCACGGGTTCCAGTGGGTGGCCCTGTCGCCGGAACCGAAGACGCTGCCGCGTTTGTCCGTGAGCGGGTGGCTCAGCACCGTGGTGAACCGCTTGCCGTCGTAGGTGGAGACGAAGGCTTTGAGGTCCGCGCGCCGCTGCGTGCTCTCCGCGCTGCACACGCCGCCGACGTGCAGCGTGTTGTTGTGGACCTGGAGACCGAACGGCCGCCAGTCCTCGGGGCTCGCGCACCCCGGGTCCGGGATCGGCACCGTGGACCTGGGCGCCGCGGCGGTGTCCCCGGTCGCGTCGAAGCTCACCAGGCTGCGGGTGCGCAGGTTCACCACGTACAGCGTGGAGCCGTCCTCCGACAGGGCCAGGCCACCGAGGCTCTCCTTGCCCGGCGCGTCGGTGAATCCCGCGTCCTTGATCATGTTGGCGGTGTCGTGCCGCGTCACCGCGGCGTCCGGCACCCGCGCGAACAGCCGCGGCGTACCCGAGCCGTTGACCGGCACCGTGTAGATCGCGCCCCCGCCCTGCGGCCCGTACGGGGTGTACCGGCGGGCGAACGCGCTCTGGAACAGCCGGGTCCGGTACTTGTCGTACGCCAACCCGAATGTCGTGCCCACCTGGTCCTGGGTGGCCAGTGTGGTCGGGCACGCCACATCGGTGGGACACGTGCCCCGGGCCTGAGTGCCGAACGCCACGAGCGCGCGGTCGTCGTTCCCGTTGGGGCCGTTGTGGATCGGTACGAAGTACCGGGAGTCCGGCAGCGCGTAGTCGGCCGGATTCCACACCCCCGTCACCACCGAGGCGTTCTTTCCGTCCGACACGTCCACGAACGACGTGAAGCTGTCGAAGTGGTTCTCCGCCGTCGACGCGGGTGCCGCCCGCAGATAGCCGCTGTACGGCGCCGGGATGTCGACGTCGACGCGGTACCGGCCGCCGTCCAGCACGGTCGACCCCGACACCACGACCTTTCCGGTGGCGTCCGTGACGCCGGTGACGACATGGCCGGCGGGGTCGGAGACCGCCACCTTCATGCCCCGCTGCGGCACGTCCATCGTCGCGTTGATCACGCCGGTGCCGAAGAAGTCGCGCAGCACCTCGACCGTCAGTGTGCCGTCGTCGGCCGCTGCGGTGGCCGGTCCGGCCGTCGCTCCCACGGCGCCGCCTGCCAGCAGAAGCACGGATAACGCGATGCGCGCCGGCGGCTCGGCGAGCCTCCAGGGTAACCGGCGCGCGTCTCTGCCGAGTCGGTTCATGGCATCACACTCCACACTTCTCTTGTCGTGAAAACGAAGCGCCCGCTTCTCGCTGCCCGTCCACTCCATGACACCCGGCGCGACCGCCGGTCGCGAACGTCACGGAAGAAAAAAGGGGCCCACGGCTGTTGCGTGGACCGCTTTGTGGTGATCGCGGGAGGAGATTGCGGGTGAGCGGTAAGCGCCGCGGTTCAGAGGAAACGAACGCGCGTTCACGACCTCGGGAAAGACCGCTGCGGGTCGCGTGTTTTCGCAGCTCAATCACGGTGCTTCCCCCCAACCCCCGCCCCTCGCCGACCGCCGACGCGAGCAGCGCGCGTTATCTTATCCCCCGGCGTCTCGCCGTCACCAGCAGAACCGTCGCACCCATCGGGATTCGCGATCCTCTCCGAGCGCCCGGAGAATGACAATCGGAAGAATGTGCGACAGCGAAGTGATGGCCGAATACGGCCCCTTCAAGACCGTGCCGCCAGAATGACACGGGGGGCGGGACGCGCTCGTCCCGCAAGGGAGTTACGCGGTGGAGATGGGCCCGGTACCGCGAGAAGGGAATCCGAGGGGGCGGCCCGCCTGCCACGAGAGCCGCCCGCGAGGTGTCAGTGGGTCTCCGCCTCGGTTCCCCGGGGCGGGTCGGGTTTTCCGGGGGCCTGCGGCGGGACGTCCTTTTCGTCCGGCTGGGGTGTGAGGCGGTAGCGCAGGAAGGACGGGACCGCCGCGGCGAGTGCCACAACCGCCGCGACGCAGGTGACGCCGCCCACCACCGCCGCCGCTCCGGGGCCGATGGCGCCCGCGACGAAGCCGGCGCGGCCGTCGCCCAGGCGGGGGCCGCCCGCCCCGACGATGGTCAGCACCCCTGATGTGCGGCCGCGCAGCTCGTCGGGGGTCTCCCGCTGGATGACGGAGGTGCGCAGTACCGCGCTGAAGGTGTCGGCGGCGCCGGCGGCGCCGAGCAGGAGCAGCGCCAGCCACAGCTCCCGGGCCAGTCCGAACGCCCCCAGGGCCACTCCCCAGGCGATGACGATGGCGATCGACGCGAGTCCGACCCGCCGCACCGCGCCGAGCCAGCCGCTGAACACCGTGCCGAGGAAGGTGCCCGCCGCCAGCGCCGCGGTGAGGTAGGCGGCCGTCTCCGTGCTGCCGTGGAAGCGTTCCACGGCCAGGGCCGGGAACAGCGCGGTCGGCATGGCGAAGACGGTCGCGACGACGTCGAGGCTGTAGCACATCCAGAGCACGGGGCGCTTGCTGATGAAGCGGAGTCCTTCGACGACGGAGCCGAGGTCCGCCCGGCGTCCCCCGTCCGGCAGCGGAATGCTCGGCAGCCCCCGCAGCAGGGTGATGGCCACCCCGAAGGCGACGATGTCCACCAGATAGGCGGCGCCGTAACCGCTCACGGCGACCATGGCGCTGCCGATCAGCGGGCCGCCGATCACACCGAGCGAGAAGACCAGGAAGAGCAGGGAGTTGGCGGCCGGCAGGTCGCCGGGATCGACGAGGCGGGGCACCAGCGCCCGCCGGGCCGGCAGGTCGACGGCGAACAGGCCCGCCTGCACCGCGACGCACCCGTACAGCACCCACAGGCTGTTCCACCCCGCGAGCGCCTGGACCACCAGGACCGCGCTGACCAGCGCGGAGCCACAGGCCACCAGGAGGACGAGGCGCCGTCGGTCCACCGCGTCGGCGACGGCTCCCCCGTACAGCCCGAAGACGACCATGGGCAGCAGGGCGGCCAGGCCGACCGCGCCCACGCTCACCGAGGAGTGGGTGATCTCGTACACCTGCCACGGCACGGCCGCCTGGGTGACCTGGCTGCCGAGCAGCGTCATGCACTGTCCGCCGAAGAGGCGGCGGAACGCCGGGTACCGCCGTAACGGGGTGACGTCGATGAGCAGTCCCAGCGACTTCATCGCGCACTCCCTGGCTGTGATACGCAGTTCATGGGCCCTTTTCGTGGTTCGGTCCGTCGGTCGGCGCGGGCGGATCCGGTCAGGTCACGCACGCCGTGCTGTGCGGTGGAGCGGCCCAGGGCGGTGCGTTCGTGCCCCGGGCGGGTGCCGGGGGCCGGCCACCGGTGCGCGTGAGCGTCTCGGCCACCCGCTCCAGGACCGCCATTCTCCCCTTGTACGGGTGCGTGTCCCTGGGCCAGGTGACGACGAGGTCGGTGAAACCGGCTTCGGCGAAGAGTCCCGCGGCGTCCTCGAAGGCTGCGGCCGACGCGAGCACGCCGCCGACGGTCGCCCCGGTGACCAGCATCCGGCGCAGCGTGGTGACGTCACGCCCGGTCTCGGCGCAGGCTTCGTCCACGGCGTCCGACTGCCTCCGCAGCAAGGGGAGGGTCTGCCGGTACGGGAGGGCGTCGAAGCGGCCGGGGGTGCCGTTGGTGAGCCAGATGTCGGCGTACCGGGCGGCCAGGCGCACCGAGCGGGGGCCGGCCGCCGCGACGGCCAGCGGTACGCGGGGCCGCTGGAGGCAGCCCGGCAGCATCCACGCGCCGTCCGCGTCGTACCAGTCGCCGTGGTAGGTGGTCTCCTGGTCGCGCAGCAGCCGGTCGATGAGTTCGACGAACTCCTCGAAGCGCCGGTGCCGCCGGCCGGGGGACAGCGGCCGCTTGCCGAGGACCCGCTCGTCGTGGCCCCCCGCGCCCGAGCCGAGACCGCACACCAGCCGGCCCTGGGAGATGTCGTCGAGCGTCATCATCTCCTTGGCGAAGGTCACTGGGTGCCGGTACTCGGGGGTGGCCACGAGGGTGCCGAGGCCGATGCGGGAGGTGACCGTGGCGGCGGCGGTCAGGGTGGGCACGCAGCCGAACCACGGCTCCTCGCGCAGCCATCGCCACATGAGGTGGTCGTGGGTCCAGGCGTGGTCGAAGCCGAACTCCTCGGCCCTGCGCCAGTGTTCGCGGGCGACCGGCCAGCGGTGTTCCGGGAGGATGACAATGCCGTAGCGCACGAGCGGGCCTCCCCCTTCACTCCCCCGGCTTCGTGCCGGACGTCAGTGTGTGCTCGTAGGGAAGGCCGGTGACCGAGCCGACGCCGGTGAATCCGGCGTGGGTCAGCCAGCGTTCGTAGTCGTCGGCCGGGTAGGACATCCCGCTGCCCGTGGCCAGGACGTTAAGGTACAGCGAGAGGCGGGCGCCGTACATGCCGGTCTGTTCGTCGTCCATGGCGGTGAACCCGTACAGGTGTATGCGTCCGCCGGGTGCGAGGGCGTCGAACGCCTTGTCCATCAGATAACCGATCTGCTCGGGTGAGAAGACCTCCAGACAGTGGCTGAACAGCACGCAGTCCACGTCCTGGGGGAAGGGGTCGCTGAACAGGTCGCCGGGGCACAGGGCGACCCGCTCCCCCAGCTCGGCGGGCATGGAGCGGTCGGCGAGCTCGGCCACGCTCGGTGTGTCGAAGACGGTGAACCGGCAGTCGGGGTACTTCTCCGCGAGCCTCTTGGACGTCGTCCCGTCGCCGCCTCCGACATCGAGGACGTGGCGGACCTCCGACAGGTCGAGGTGGTCGAGCAGGCCCGGCAGGGAGCGCAGGGTGAAGGCGGTCATCGCGGCGTGGAACACCGACTCGACCTCGGGGCTGTGGGCCAGGCGCTGGTAGAAGGTGGGCTCGGTGCCGGGATAGTCGGCGATGGCGGTGTTGGTGCCGGCCTTCAGGGCCTCCGTGGTCCGGGTGAAGGCCGGATAGTAGATCCGCTGCCAGCCGACGAGGATGTGCCGCCAGCTGTCTTCTCCCTGCGGGGCGAGCAGTTCCTCCGCGACGTCGGAGTTGACATAGCCCTCGCCCTCACGGCGGACGAGGCCGGTGGAGCACAGGGCGAACAGCAGGACGCGCAGTTGGTGCGCGGGGACCCCGGTGGTTTCGCACAGCTCCTTGAACCGCGCCTCGGGATGGCGGGAGAGGTGTTCGAAGAGACCCAGTTCGGCGCCCGCGACGAGGGCGTTGAACAGGGCCGGGCCGTTGACGATGGTGTGGAAGCGGTCGAGCAGCCGGGAACGGTCGTGGCTCTGGGGCATCGGCGGGTCCTTCGCTGTCGGTGGCGTGCGTCGGGGGGTGCGCGGGGGTGCGTGGCGACGGGGGTGTGAGGTCTCGGCTCGTCGCCGGGGCCGGTCAGCCCGGCGGCGCCGCCCGGTCGGGCGCGGCCAGCGTCCGGAAGAAGCCGGCGAGCCGCGCGACGCCTTCCCTGATCTCGTCGGGGTCCAGGTAGCTGCAGCTCAGGCGGATCTCGCGGTCGCCGCCGGGGCCGACGTGGAAGGCCGACATGGGGGTCCACAGGACGCCGTGTTCGGCGGCGCACCTGTCGAGGAGCGCCGTGTCGGCCCGGACGGGGAGGCGGCAGCGTACGAAGAAGCCGCCGGCCGGGCGGTTCCAGGTGACCGGCGGCGCGGGTCCGAGGGCGGGTGCGACGTGCTGGTCCAGCGCCCGCAGCAGCAGGGCGAGATTGCGCCGGTAGGTCGCGGCCCGCTCCCGGCCGATGGCGGCCATGGACCCGCCCGCGGCGAGGAGCATCCCCCCGATGACCGCCTGGCAGATCGGCGAGGTGTTCACCGTGACCATGCCCTTCAGCGCGGCCAGATGGTCCGCGAGCGGGCGGGTGGTGCCGTCCGCGCCGCGCACCGGCTGGTCGGCGACGACGAAGCCGACCCGCGCGCCCGGCAGGCAGATCTTGGCGAACGTCCCGATGCAGACGACCCGTCCGTGCTCGTCGATGCTTTTCAGGGTGGGCAGTTCGTCCGCCGGGTCGGCGGTGAAGCCGTACGCCATGTCCTCCAGGAGGAAGAAGTCCTCCTGGTCGGCGAGGCGGAGCAGCCGGTGGCGGGTCGTGAGGTCCAGGCGGACGCCGGACGGGTTGGAGAAGTCCGGCGCCACGTACAGCGCGCGGATGCGCCGGCCGCTCGCGCGGGCGTCGCGGCAGGCTCTCTCCAGCCGGTCGAGGTCGGGCATGCCGTAGC contains the following coding sequences:
- a CDS encoding right-handed parallel beta-helix repeat-containing protein, which encodes MPRSALRVLAAVVGTLTLVAGCGGDGGSGEGRRPAGARVTIRVPADAPTISDAVSLARPGDLVLVAPGVYHESVRIDTARITLRGLSREKVVIDGRLRQPNGVVVSAPGVAVENLTVKNNTQNGVLVTGSAKAAAGLPGGSGGYDTGDEPVTFLKSFLVSHVTATRNGLYGIYAFSAQNGVIAHSYASGGADSGIYVGQCKPCNIVVRDNVAELNAVGYEGTNASENMYVVGNRLVGNRVGLTTNSNHQEKLLPQKGSVIAGNLIAANQRTDTPEQADGGWGIGAGVDGGSDNRFLRNRITGHRNAGLMITATSDIPPVGNQIVDNTFTGNGVDVGWTFPTATRGRGNCLRGNDLRTTVPARLATTAACPLPAGSSSPAGTWAAPTAPGGIPFTEVAAPAPQPQFPDAATAGATVVPPVPALPKTEDVRLPPASLLAAYARVRTS
- a CDS encoding MFS transporter, with translation MKSLGLLIDVTPLRRYPAFRRLFGGQCMTLLGSQVTQAAVPWQVYEITHSSVSVGAVGLAALLPMVVFGLYGGAVADAVDRRRLVLLVACGSALVSAVLVVQALAGWNSLWVLYGCVAVQAGLFAVDLPARRALVPRLVDPGDLPAANSLLFLVFSLGVIGGPLIGSAMVAVSGYGAAYLVDIVAFGVAITLLRGLPSIPLPDGGRRADLGSVVEGLRFISKRPVLWMCYSLDVVATVFAMPTALFPALAVERFHGSTETAAYLTAALAAGTFLGTVFSGWLGAVRRVGLASIAIVIAWGVALGAFGLARELWLALLLLGAAGAADTFSAVLRTSVIQRETPDELRGRTSGVLTIVGAGGPRLGDGRAGFVAGAIGPGAAAVVGGVTCVAAVVALAAAVPSFLRYRLTPQPDEKDVPPQAPGKPDPPRGTEAETH
- a CDS encoding methyltransferase, which gives rise to MPQSHDRSRLLDRFHTIVNGPALFNALVAGAELGLFEHLSRHPEARFKELCETTGVPAHQLRVLLFALCSTGLVRREGEGYVNSDVAEELLAPQGEDSWRHILVGWQRIYYPAFTRTTEALKAGTNTAIADYPGTEPTFYQRLAHSPEVESVFHAAMTAFTLRSLPGLLDHLDLSEVRHVLDVGGGDGTTSKRLAEKYPDCRFTVFDTPSVAELADRSMPAELGERVALCPGDLFSDPFPQDVDCVLFSHCLEVFSPEQIGYLMDKAFDALAPGGRIHLYGFTAMDDEQTGMYGARLSLYLNVLATGSGMSYPADDYERWLTHAGFTGVGSVTGLPYEHTLTSGTKPGE
- a CDS encoding SdrD B-like domain-containing protein, with protein sequence MGATAGPATAAADDGTLTVEVLRDFFGTGVINATMDVPQRGMKVAVSDPAGHVVTGVTDATGKVVVSGSTVLDGGRYRVDVDIPAPYSGYLRAAPASTAENHFDSFTSFVDVSDGKNASVVTGVWNPADYALPDSRYFVPIHNGPNGNDDRALVAFGTQARGTCPTDVACPTTLATQDQVGTTFGLAYDKYRTRLFQSAFARRYTPYGPQGGGAIYTVPVNGSGTPRLFARVPDAAVTRHDTANMIKDAGFTDAPGKESLGGLALSEDGSTLYVVNLRTRSLVSFDATGDTAAAPRSTVPIPDPGCASPEDWRPFGLQVHNNTLHVGGVCSAESTQRRADLKAFVSTYDGKRFTTVLSHPLTDKRGSVFGSGDRATHWNPWNTSLDTWDDRKSGNVFIDPQPELASLAFARDGSMILGFRDRFMDVLSWGGLDPRPGIDTPQSGMSGGDIVMVCATPTGEYQWEGTGSCPNHATPANSGGQPADVVEYFPGDSFANAHQETALGSVAYIPQQQWVVSTEFDPVVNVATSGTGYHHITTGQGPGNNPTANGFQFVSAAQGGFGKAGGLGDIAYAAANAPIQIGNVVWFDGDRNGIQDPGHVLLPGATVNLLDADGKQVATTRTNAAGEYYFGGVGAAYELTPGAKYTVQFDVCTADTSQVPEQPPASELRFTLPRAGANRAHDSNVTPPTSGPLCNGYAPVTAPDKPGGVDHTIDAGVYIPKETPSPTPTPTPTPTPTPTPTATPTPPAASTPPSPAPSANQPAPAGGGGGSLANTGVSGLAEMIGLVGLLVGAGLIIAFVTRNRPARHH
- a CDS encoding aminotransferase class I/II-fold pyridoxal phosphate-dependent enzyme; translation: MGPAGLKQTDLHPALGEPELDSVRFLNEIMKRYPEAISFAPGAPHTAHLDDLDIGALLDTFRAHLRERRGLGPAAADRLLLEYGPSRGVINDLVAGALRLDHGIDVPDDAVVVTVGAQEAMVLVLRALFASPGDLLAVVNPCYVGMTGAAHLLDIPLVPVDEADTPGTAEGNGGYGMPDLDRLERACRDARASGRRIRALYVAPDFSNPSGVRLDLTTRHRLLRLADQEDFFLLEDMAYGFTADPADELPTLKSIDEHGRVVCIGTFAKICLPGARVGFVVADQPVRGADGTTRPLADHLAALKGMVTVNTSPICQAVIGGMLLAAGGSMAAIGRERAATYRRNLALLLRALDQHVAPALGPAPPVTWNRPAGGFFVRCRLPVRADTALLDRCAAEHGVLWTPMSAFHVGPGGDREIRLSCSYLDPDEIREGVARLAGFFRTLAAPDRAAPPG
- a CDS encoding LLM class flavin-dependent oxidoreductase encodes the protein MRYGIVILPEHRWPVAREHWRRAEEFGFDHAWTHDHLMWRWLREEPWFGCVPTLTAAATVTSRIGLGTLVATPEYRHPVTFAKEMMTLDDISQGRLVCGLGSGAGGHDERVLGKRPLSPGRRHRRFEEFVELIDRLLRDQETTYHGDWYDADGAWMLPGCLQRPRVPLAVAAAGPRSVRLAARYADIWLTNGTPGRFDALPYRQTLPLLRRQSDAVDEACAETGRDVTTLRRMLVTGATVGGVLASAAAFEDAAGLFAEAGFTDLVVTWPRDTHPYKGRMAVLERVAETLTRTGGRPPAPARGTNAPPWAAPPHSTACVT